The Malus domestica chromosome 06, GDT2T_hap1 genome has a segment encoding these proteins:
- the LOC139197122 gene encoding pentatricopeptide repeat-containing protein At1g11290, chloroplastic-like yields the protein MGSLRMFSRMVNDYWVLPNRVACLSALSSCSSVQCSVHGREIHGFVVKREIATDQFLVSGLIDMYMKCGDVKNAEYVFGSIVYEESIRGNPVIWNVMISGYVANGRLPQAVELFLEMLEIGLSPDTSTMVAVIGLCSQLLDLALGRQIHKFCYSIQLNHDARVETALMDMYFKCGDSKAGLEIFQRSQNRNIVMWGAVISNFAQSSHPHEALNLFHNYVLEYGFVDSVIVLAVLRACSSLAVRPRGMEIHGLVVKMGLDSDVFVGGTLVDMYAKCRDMESAQIVFYRLPARDLVSWNALISGYTQNEFPDEALKAFLDMQSDGVKPNAVTVASMLSVCTQLSVMKSCKEVHSYILRQEFESNVLVSNSLITTYAKCGDMKSSWATFESMPERTEVSWNSILLGLGMHGHVDETFGLFEKMEAAGMKPDHATFTALLSACSHAGRVEEGLKYFKRMVEDFTIEPRLEQYTCMVDLLGRAGHLKHAYDIILAMPCTPDDRVWGSLLGSCKIHGDERLAEVVSDHIFELDPTSIGYRTLLANLYEEYGKWNDVTRIRSDIKGRGLKKTPGCSWIEVDSNVHVFMAGDQSHNQLEEIYATVECLTNEIRKAGYIPQSPTVSVRHDEVNHENLSSFKDDDLLFPVASRNHSRTGSAELMIG from the coding sequence ATGGGTTCGTTGAGGATGTTTAGTCGGATGGTTAATGATTACTGGGTGTTGCCAAACCGGGTGGCTTGCCTTTCGGCTCTCTCATCGTGTTCCTCAGTTCAGTGTTCAGTTCATGGAAGGGAAATTCATGGGTTTGTTGTGAAAAGGGAGATAGCTACAGATCAGTTCTTGGTTAGTGGATTAATCGATATGTACATGAAATGTGGGGATGTAAAGAATGCGGAATATGTTTTTGGGAGCATTGTTTATGAAGAATCGATCAGAGGGAATCCGGTGATATGGAATGTGATGATCTCGGGCTATGTTGCGAACGGGCGTTTGCCACAAGCAGTGGAGTTGTTCCTAGAGATGTTAGAAATTGGTTTATCACCAGATACTTCCACAATGGTCGCTGTTATAGGTTTGTGCTCTCAGCTGTTGGATTTAGCATTGGGAAGGCAAATCCATAAGTTCTGTTATAGCATTCAATTGAACCATGATGCAAGAGTTGAAACGGCTCTTATGGACATGTATTTTAAATGCGGTGATAGCAAAGCTGGTCTTGAAATCTTTCAAAGATCTCAAAATCGTAACATTGTCATGTGGGGAGCTGTCATCTCAAATTTCGCTCAAAGCAGTCATCCTCATGAGGCATTGAATCTGTTCCATAACTATGTGTTAGAATATGGCTTTGTGGATTCTGTCATCGTATTGGCTGTTCTGCGAGCCTGTTCTTCCTTGGCTGTTAGGCCTAGAGGCATGGAAATCCATGGGCTAGTAGTCAAAATGGGGCTTGATTCAGATGTTTTTGTCGGAGGTACCTTAGTCGATATGTATGCGAAATGCAGAGACATGGAGTCAGCTCAAATTGTCTTTTATAGACTACCTGCTAGAGATTTGGTATCTTGGAATGCCTTGATATCTGGATATACTCAGAATGAGTTTCCAGATGAAGCTTTAAAGGCATTCCTCGACATGCAGTCCGATGGAGTCAAACCCAATGCCGTGACAGTTGCGAGTATGCTGTCAGTTTGTACTCAGTTGTCAGTCATGAAGTCGTGCAAGGAGGTTCACAGTTACATTTTACGACAAGAATTTGAGTCCAATGTTCTTGTGAGCAATTCCCTTATAACTACCTATGCAAAATGTGGAGACATGAAGAGCTCATGGGCTACATTTGAGAGCATGCCTGAAAGAACTGAAGTATCATGGAATTCAATTCTTTTGGGGTTAGGAATGCACGGTCATGTGGATGAAACATTCGGTTTATTTGAGAAAATGGAAGCAGCAGGAATGAAGCCTGACCATGCGACTTTTACAGCTCTACTGTCTGCTTGCAGCCATGCAGGGAGGGTTGAAGAGggattgaaatattttaaacgTATGGTCGAGGATTTCACAATTGAACCTCGACTTGAACAGTACACCTGCATGGTTGATCTTTTAGGCCGAGCTGGCCATCTAAAACATGCATACGATATTATTTTGGCAATGCCTTGCACCCCAGATGATCGTGTATGGGGATCATTGCTCGGATCATGCAAAATTCACGGTGATGAAAGACTTGCAGAAGTTGTGTCTGATCATATCTTTGAACTCGATCCCACTAGTATTGGTTACCGTACACTTCTTGCAAACTTGTATGAAGAGTATGGGAAATGGAATGATGTTACTAGGATTAGATCGGATATCAAAGGCAGGGGGCTCAAGAAGACACCTGGCTGCAGTTGGATTGAAGTCGATAGTAATGTTCATGTATTTATGGCGGGTGATCAGTCTCATAATCAGTTGGAGGAGATATATGCTACGGTTGAATGTTTAACAAATGAAATAAGGAAGGCAGGATATATTCCTCAATCACCTACAGTAAGTGTTCGGCATGATGAGGTTAATCATGAAAATCTTTCATCATTTAAAGACGATGATTTGCTGTTTCCGGTTGCAAGTAGAAACCATAGCCGAACAGGTTCAGCGGAATTGATGATTGGATGA
- the LOC103409721 gene encoding uncharacterized protein, producing the protein MEEKPSGSPASFIDKPVIPGDVVLDLSDMTNQTIKLGGGLRQDFDSIVAMKAGTLRFTKPNKYWVETSQKRYVPCVGDSVLGIVADSRADNFLVDIKGPTLAYLPVLAFEGGTRRNIPKFEVGTLLYVRVVKANPGMNPELSCTDASGKAAEYGVLKDGYNFDCSTGLSRMLLRSPRCPVLEELGKKISFEIAVGLNGRVWVNAGSPSLIIVVSNAIMNSESLTGVQQRIMVDKLIQNLKLST; encoded by the exons ATGGAAGAAAAACCTTCCGGTTCGCCGGCGAGCTTCATCGACAAGCCAGTG ATTCCCGGCGATGTGGTTCTCGACCTCTCCGACATGACTAACCAAACCATCAAGCTCGGCGGCGGTCTCCGCCAg GATTTTGATTCAATAGTTGCGATGAAGGCTGGTACTTTGAGGTTTACGAAGCCAAACAAGTATTGGGTCGAAACATCTCAGAAAAGG TATGTGCCTTGTGTGGGGGACTCGGTACTTGGAATCGTGGCGGATTCGAGAGCAGAT AATTTTCTGGTGGACATTAAAGGACCTACATTGGCGTATCTGCCGGTGCTTGCTTTCGAAGGAGGAACTAGGCGAAACATACCAAAGTTTGAG GTGGGTACATTGCTGTATGTTCGGGTTGTGAAGGCAAACCCTGGCATGAATCCTGAGTTGTCATGCACTGATG CCAGTGGAAAAGCAGCAGAGTATGGTGTCCTTAAAGATGGCTACAATTTTGACTGTTCGACTGGCCTTTCAAGAAT GTTGCTGAGATCACCAAGATGTCCAGTTCTCGAGGAACTTGGGAAGAAAATTTCCTTTGAAATAGCAGTTGGTTTGAACGGCCGTGTTTGG GTCAATGCTGGTTCGCCATCTTTGATCATCGTCGTTTCTAATGCAATCATGAACTCGGAATCTCTGACTGGAGTGCAGCAGAGAATCATGGTGGATAAACTCATTCAGAATTTGAAGTTATCAA CATGA
- the LOC139197123 gene encoding uncharacterized protein, translated as MEEKPSGSPASFIDKPVIPGDVVLDLSDMTNQTIKLGGGLRQDFDSIVAMKAGTLRFTKLNKYWVETSQKRYVPCVGDSVLGIVADSRADNFLVDIKGPTLAYLPVLAFEGGTRRNIPKFEVGTLLYVRVVKANPGMNPELSCTDASGKAAEYGILKDGYNFDCSTGLSRMLLRSPRCPVLEELGKKISFEIAVGLNGRVWVNAGSPSLIIVVSNAIMNSESLTGVQQRIMVDKLIQNLKLST; from the exons ATGGAAGAAAAACCTTCCGGTTCGCCGGCGAGCTTCATCGACAAGCCAGTG ATTCCCGGCGATGTGGTTCTCGACCTCTCCGACATGACTAACCAAACCATCAAGCTCGGCGGCGGTCTCCGCCAg GATTTTGATTCAATAGTTGCGATGAAGGCTGGTACTTTGAGGTTTACGAAGCTAAACAAGTATTGGGTCGAAACATCTCAGAAAAGG TATGTGCCTTGTGTGGGGGACTCGGTACTTGGAATCGTGGCGGATTCGAGAGCAGAT AATTTTCTGGTGGACATTAAAGGACCTACATTGGCGTATCTGCCGGTGCTTGCTTTCGAAGGAGGAACTAGGCGAAACATACCAAAGTTTGAG GTGGGTACATTGCTGTATGTTCGGGTTGTGAAGGCAAACCCTGGCATGAATCCTGAGTTGTCATGCACTGATG CCAGTGGAAAAGCAGCAGAGTATGGTATCCTTAAAGATGGCTACAATTTTGACTGTTCGACTGGCCTTTCAAGAAT GTTGCTGAGATCACCAAGATGTCCAGTTCTCGAGGAACTTGGGAAGAAAATTTCCTTTGAAATAGCAGTTGGTTTGAACGGCCGTGTTTGG GTCAATGCTGGTTCGCCATCTTTGATCATCGTCGTTTCTAATGCAATCATGAACTCGGAATCTCTGACTGGAGTGCAGCAGAGAATCATGGTGGATAAACTCATTCAGAATTTGAAGTTATCAA CATGA